Proteins encoded together in one Balaenoptera ricei isolate mBalRic1 chromosome 2, mBalRic1.hap2, whole genome shotgun sequence window:
- the LOC132360245 gene encoding rho-related GTP-binding protein RhoQ, translating into MAHGPGALMLKCVVVGDGAVGKTCLLMSYANDAFPEEYVPTVFDHYAVSVTVGGKQYLLGLYDTAGQEDYDRLRPLSYPMTDVFLICFSVVNPASFQNVKEEWVPELKEYAPNVPFLLIGTQIDLRDDPKTLARLNDMKEKPVCVEQGQKLAKEIGACCYVECSALTQKGLKTVFDEAIIAILTPKKHTVKKRIGSRCINCCLIT; encoded by the coding sequence atggctcacgggcccggcgCGCTGATGCTCAAGTGCGTGGTGGTCGGCGACGGGGCGGTGGGCAAGACGTGCCTACTCATGAGCTATGCCAACGACGCCTTCCCGGAGGAGTACGTGCCCACCGTCTTCGACCACTACGCAGTCAGCGTCACCGTAGGGGGCAAGCAGTACCTCCTGGGACTCTATGACACAGCCGGACAGGAAGACTATGATCGTCTGAGGCCTTTATCTTATCCAATGACTGATGTCTTCCTTATATGCTTCTCTGTGGTAAATCCAGCCTcatttcaaaatgtgaaagaGGAGTGGGTACCAGAACTTAAGGAATACGCACCAAATGTACCCTTTTTATTAATAGGAACTCAGATTGATCTCCGAGATGACCCCAAAACTTTAGCAAGACTGAATGATATGAAGGAAAAACCTGTATGTGTGGAACAAGGACAGAAACTAGCAAAAGAGATAGGTGCGTGCTGCTATGTGGAATGTTCAGCTTTAACCCAGAAGGGATTGAAGACTGTTTTTGATGAGGCTATCATAGCCATTTTAACTCCAAAGAAAcacacagtaaaaaaaagaataggatcaAGATGTATAAACTGTTGTTTAATTACGTGA